In Solanum stenotomum isolate F172 chromosome 6, ASM1918654v1, whole genome shotgun sequence, one DNA window encodes the following:
- the LOC125868495 gene encoding uncharacterized protein LOC125868495, with the protein MDEAPMAKRQTIETIDRGFRDIMDIDKPFSGKVMVFGGDFRQMLPVVPKSTRAKIVNASLVKSYIWPLMEKIQFMRNMRTKMDPTFIEFLLRVGNKDEPTIRDSLILLPEQLIVKHCRDGIPEESIIKEIFPNLQKNATRAKYVTERAILASRNDHVDHLIY; encoded by the coding sequence ATGGATGAAGCCCCAATGGCCAAGCGACAAACAATAGAAACAATCGATAGGGGATTTAGAGACATAATGGACATCGATAAGCCATTTAGTGGAAAAGTCATGGTTTTTGGAGGTGATTTTCGTCAGATGTTACCAGTAGTTCCAAAATCAACTAGAGCAAAAATTGTAAATGCAAGCTTGGTGAAATCATATATCTGGCCTTTGATGGAGAAGATTCAATTTATGAGAAATATGAGAACAAAAATGGATCCAACATTCATTGAGTTCTTACTTCGTGTGGGTAACAAAGATGAACCAACGATAAGAGACAGTTTAATCCTTCTTCCAGAACAATTAATTGTCAAGCATTGTAGGGATGGAATTCCAGAAGAATCTATTATAAAAGAGATATTTCCaaacctacaaaaaaatgcTACTAGGGCAAAATATGTCACCGAACGAGCTATCTTAGCAAGCAGAAATGACCATGTGGATCATCTTATTTACTAG